The Mustela erminea isolate mMusErm1 chromosome 18, mMusErm1.Pri, whole genome shotgun sequence genome has a window encoding:
- the UBALD2 gene encoding UBA-like domain-containing protein 2 isoform X2, translated as MSVNMDELRHQVMINQFVLAAGCAADQAKQLLQAAHWQFETALSTFFQETNIPNSHHHHQMMCTPSNTPATPPNFPDALAMFSKLRASEGLQNSNSPMTAVACSPPASFSPFWASSPPSHQAAWIPPSSPTAHSFHHLHHPQPTWPPGAQQGGSQQKAVAAVDGQR; from the exons ATGTCGGTGAACATGGACGAGCTGCGGCACCAGGTCATGATCAACCAGTTCGTGCTGGCCGCGGGCTGCGCGGCCGACCAGGCGAAGCAGCTGCTGCAGGCGGCCCACTGGCAGTTCGAG ACCGCCCTGAGCACGTTCTTCCAAGAAACCAACATTCCCaacagccaccaccaccaccagatg ATGTGCACCCCCAGCAACACACCTGCCACACCACCCAACTTCCCTGACGCACTGGCCATGTTCTCCAAGCTTCGTGCCTCCGAGGGCTTGCAGAATAGCAACAGCCCCATGACGGCCGTGGCCTGCTCCCCCCCTGCGAGCTTCAGCCCCTTCTGGGCCTCGTCCCCGCCCAGCCACCAGGCCGCCTGGATCCCGCCCTCCTCGCCCACGGCCCACAGCTTCCACCACCTGCACCACCCGCAGCCCACGTGGCCCCCCGGAGCACAGCAGGGGGGCTCCCAGCAGAAAGCCGTGGCTGCCGTGGATGGCCAGAGATGA
- the UBALD2 gene encoding UBA-like domain-containing protein 2 isoform X1 — MSVNMDELRHQVMINQFVLAAGCAADQAKQLLQAAHWQFETALSTFFQETNIPNSHHHHQMQMCTPSNTPATPPNFPDALAMFSKLRASEGLQNSNSPMTAVACSPPASFSPFWASSPPSHQAAWIPPSSPTAHSFHHLHHPQPTWPPGAQQGGSQQKAVAAVDGQR, encoded by the exons ATGTCGGTGAACATGGACGAGCTGCGGCACCAGGTCATGATCAACCAGTTCGTGCTGGCCGCGGGCTGCGCGGCCGACCAGGCGAAGCAGCTGCTGCAGGCGGCCCACTGGCAGTTCGAG ACCGCCCTGAGCACGTTCTTCCAAGAAACCAACATTCCCaacagccaccaccaccaccagatg CAGATGTGCACCCCCAGCAACACACCTGCCACACCACCCAACTTCCCTGACGCACTGGCCATGTTCTCCAAGCTTCGTGCCTCCGAGGGCTTGCAGAATAGCAACAGCCCCATGACGGCCGTGGCCTGCTCCCCCCCTGCGAGCTTCAGCCCCTTCTGGGCCTCGTCCCCGCCCAGCCACCAGGCCGCCTGGATCCCGCCCTCCTCGCCCACGGCCCACAGCTTCCACCACCTGCACCACCCGCAGCCCACGTGGCCCCCCGGAGCACAGCAGGGGGGCTCCCAGCAGAAAGCCGTGGCTGCCGTGGATGGCCAGAGATGA